A window of Nocardiopsis sp. Huas11 genomic DNA:
TACATCCCCGGCCCCACCCTTCACCGCGCCGTCACCGACCACGGCCCCCTCCCAACGGGGTCGGTGGCCGTGCTCGGGGCGGGCCTGGCCGAGGGACTCACCGCCGTGCACGCCCACGGGCTGGTGCACCGCGACCTCAAGCCCGCCAACGTCCTGCTGACCCAGGACGGCCCACGGCTCATCGACTTCGGTATCGCCCGTGCCCTGGACTCCACCTCCCACACCCACAGTTCCACCGTTCTGGGCACCGCGGCGTTCATGTCCCCCGAACAGGCCCGTGCTCAGCAAGTCGGGCCCGCCTCGGACGTGTTCTCCCTCGGGTGCGTACTCGCCTTCGCCGCCACCGGCCGCAGCCCCTTCGGCCAGGGCCCGATCCACGCGGTGATCTTCCGGGTGGTGCACGAGGAACCCGACCTGGACGGAATATCGACACCTCTGCGGGACCTGATCGGCGCCTGCCTGGCCAAGGACCCTGGTGCCCGGCCCGGCCTGGACGAGATCCTGACCGCCCTGGTCACCACCACGCCCTCCGATCGCACCCGTGACCGTAGGCACTGGCTTCCCGACGACTTGACCGAGGTCATCGGTCGGCACCGCACCCTGCCCCTGACCACGGTCACACCCACGGCCAGGGTCAAGCCCTCCGACAGGCCCCGGGTTCCCTCACAGCCGCAGCCAGTGCCAGCCGAATGGCCCCGATTCTCGCTGGCCGACGAACGTGCACTCACACTCGGGCGGGGCCATCCGCACCCGGCCAATCTGTACCAGTACGCCGTCTACGTACTGCTCGCCCTCTTCACCCTGTTGTCCGTCATCACGGTGATCCAACAGATCGTCGGCGCCGCAAGCCTGAACGAGTGGCACTCGCAGCAGGCAGGTTGGTACCATCACGAAGCCCTGTGGACCATATACTGTATACAGATTGCTTCGGGTGTGGGCCTCGTCGTGGCCTGGCTTCTGTGGTTCCGTCAGCTGCGCACCATCGCGGAGGAACTCGAACCCGGTCGACTTCGCTTTCCGCCAAGCATGGCGGTCCTCGGATGGCTCATCCCGCTCGCGAATCTCTTCCTGCCCAAAATGATCGCCAACGACATCTGGCACGCCTCAAGTCCACCCGACAAAGACGGTCGGATGGCCCCAGCAGCCCTACTCCACACCTGGTGGATCCTCTGGTTGGCCACGTTCCTCACCTGGCCCGTCTTCTGGCTGCGGTGGTCCGAATTCGTCATCCGGGAATGGGATGATCTCGGGGACGACGACACCGCCACCGACCTCTACTTCTATGACTACGAACCCGTCATCTGGCTCAACCTGGCCGTGCGCGTCGTGGCCATACCGGCGGCGATCGCCGCTGCGCTCTTCGTCCAGCGGCTGACCGCCATGCAGGCCGCCAGGCTCAACGCCTGACCGCAGCGCCCGCACGTGAACGGCGACGGAAGGTCCTCTCGACCGCGACCGCTCACACGGCGTCGATCTCTTGACCGGTCATCTGCGCGTGGACTTCGTAGGCGAGGTAGGCGAGGCACTCCGCCGAGTGCACACGCGGGTGAACGAAGGCGGCGAACCGCGGTGCGTCCCCGAGCACTCCTTCGTAGGTGCGCCGCCCGGCCAGGACACAGGCGTGCCTCGCGTACAGGAATCCGTCCTCGGTCTGCGGGATCCGGCCCACCAGCGGGGCGTCGACGCGCATGCTCCGCAGAACGTCAAGGTCAAGGGCCTCGACCCGAGCGACGAGTTCGCGGCGGAAGCGCCTGACCCCCTCCGGATCCAGCCGCTCCAGCCTGGTCCTCACCCCCGTCAGGGCCGCCGCGACGTCCGCGGCGTCCCCGATCCGGTTCGCGCCGATGACGGTCCAGAAGTCCGTGGGCGGGAGCGGTCCGCCCGCCCCGATGCGGTCGGTACGTTCTTCCACGGTGCCTCCCGGTGCCGGCCGACGGGCTGCGGTCGCAGGTCGCCTTCTCACTCGTAGCACCCGGGTCCGACATTGGTATTCGGAGCGGGTCAGTCTGTCCAGGTCAGTACTGCCAGCCCACGTTGGCCGGCGATGAGATAGAAGCTCCGCAGCAGCACGAAATGCCCGACAAGGTACTCGCGCGGGTGTCCATCGAACCCTCGGAATCCGCATGCCTCGGCAGCTTCCACGTCGTTCACAGGCAGGCAGGTGAGTACTTCACCGATGTCCAAAGCGGCCAGTCCTCGGGCCACTTCCGCCGCTGCTGCGGGTGCGAGAAGGGCTGGAGGGGAGTCGAAGCCGTCATAGACCTCGGGATGATCGAGGAACTCGACGTCGCCGCCCGGGTCTCCTGAGATGCTCCGCTTGAGGACCTGGACGCACGGCCCCTCGATGCGCATGCGTTGACAGAAGCAGATCAAGCCCCAGATCGCCCAATCGAGATCCACCGTGTCCTCCGCGGGCGGGTCCCAACCGGGGTCGCCGTCATGTGCCACTTCCGCAGCCGCACGGCACTGAGCCAGGTACTGCGGGGACACCCGTGCGAGTTGCTGTGTCAGCGCCATGCATTGAAGTATCGCGGCCAAGAGGAGCATCATCTGACCGCAGGGCCGGTCCCGCGCTCCTCCCGGCCCGCGGCCCGCGCGGCGTGGTGGTCCCCGCGATCCGGACCACCGTGCGGTAGACAGACTCCCGTACCCCTGCCACCGGAGAGGGAGATGCTGTGAACGGCGAGCCCACGACCGACGCGTTCACGATCGAGCCGCCCGACGCGCGGCTGCTGGACGGCCGCAAAGCCCTCGTGACCGGCGCGGACTCCGGGATCGGGCGCGGCATCGCCTACCGGCTCGCCGCGCACGGCGCCGCCGTCGCGATCAACCACCTGGACGACCCGACCACCGCCGAGGCGATGGCCGAGCGGATCCGAGGCGCCGGCGGCACAGCCATCACCGTGCGGATGGACGTCACCCAGGAGGACCAGGTCCAACGGGCGTTCGCCCGGGCGACCGATGCGTTCGACGGCCTGGACCTGCTGGTCAACAACGCCGGGGTCCAGCGCCCGTTCCGGCTGGTGGACATGGAGCTGGAGTGGTGGCGCAAGGTCATCGACGTCAACCTCACCGGCACGTTCCTGTGCTCCCGAGAGGCGGCGCGGACCATGCTCGACCGCGGCTCCCGCGGCGCGATCATCAACATCAGCAGCGTCCACGAGGAGATCCCCTGGAAGGAGTTCTCCCACTACTGCGCCTCCAAGGGCGGGCAGCGCATGTTCACCCGCAGCATCGCGCGTGAGCTCGCTCCGCACGGCATCCGTGTGCTGGCCGTGGCGCCGGGAGCGATCGAGACCGCCATCAACCAGGACGTGGTCGCCGACCCGCAGCAGCGGGAGGCGGTGAAGGAGGAGATCCCGCTGGGCCGGTGGGGCGAGGTGTCCGACGTCGCCGGCATGGTGGCGTTCCTGGCCTCCGACCGGGCGGAGTACGTCGTCGGTTCGACGGTGTTCGTCGACGGCGGCATGATGCTCTACCCGAAGTTCGTCTGACCCGTCCCGGATATCGCATGGCGCCGTAGGCCGAAACGGACCACACTCGACGCATGATCCTCGTCCACCCCGTCGTGGAGACCCGCCTCCTCAACGGCTTCGCACTGTGGCCGGCCACCGATTTCACAGCGTACGAATTCCTGGCCCTGCACGACTCACTCGACCCGCCCGAGGTCGGCGCGGCGATGATGAGCATCATCGCCTGGAACGGCGGCGGGCCCCTGGACCACGACCTTCCTCCCGCGCCCTCCGAACCGCTCGAAGGCTTCCTCCACGGATTCCTCGTCCGGGACGAGCTCTTCGCACCCGGAGGCCTGCGCGTCACCGACACGGCGCACGGCACCACGCTGGTGCCCGGGTGCTGCGCCGGGCTCGGGGAGTGGCGTGACTGGTGCGCATTCGTCGACCACGACCGTCCTCCGGACCTCGGCCACGACCCCACGCCCCGCGCGGAGCTTTCGGGCGAGAACGTCCGGCTGACCGTCGACACCGAGCGGGACGACAGTCCGACGATCGACCTGACCGCGGCGGAACTCCGTCCCCTCCTCGCGGGCGTCGAACGCGACCTGGCCGGTTTCCTCCGGCTCACCGCCGCGTGGTCCGAGCACCACGTGCCCGGCCACGCCGCCCCGGTCACCGCCGCCCTCGCCCGAGCCCTGGACATGCCCTCACGCACTTAGACCGTGTTTTTTGCGGCATTTCCGGGCTCGCGGCCGCCAGGACCGCCTCTCGCGGCGCCTCTGCGCTCGAAAAGCACAACCAGGCTGAACTTCGCACATCGTCTTGCGAGAGACGGACCTGACGACCGTCGCGAGCTCACCCGAAAGCCTGCAGAAAAACACGGCCTGAACCGTGGTGGTCGCGGCGCTCCGGCCCCGCGGCCGCCGGGACGCTCCTCACCGCACCGGGTCCCGCGAGGTCAGCCGCCGTTGGACTGGCGGATCCCTTCGGCGAGTGCGTCGAACCGGTAGACGAACCCGCCGTCCGCCCCGCTGACCGTCATGTACGCGTCGGTCGTCCCCGGCGCGATGGCGACGTTGGTCGCGGAGTCCAGCCCCTCGGCGGCGTCGGAGGGCACGCTCGCCGTCATGAGGTGCTCTCCGGTCGAGGAGTGCACGCGGATCCCCGGCAGGCCGTGGGCGGCCAGGTAGACGTTCCCGGCGGCGTCCACCGCGATGGAGTCGACCTGGGTCGTGCCTCCGTCGAGGTGGAAGGCGGCGTGGGAGGTCACCACCTCCGTGCCGTCCTCGTTGAGCACGAGGTGGTCGACACGGTTCGCGGCGTACTGGCCGACCCACAGCCCTCCGAAGTCCTCGCTGAAGGAGATGCCGTTGGGCGCGGGCTGCTCGTCGGCCAGGACGGTCGCCTCCGCCGTGTCCCGGTCGATCCTGACCACCCGCCCCCGGAGCTCCCACGCAGGGTCCGAGTACCCGGTCGAGTCACTGACGTACATGTTCCCGGCCTCGTCGAAGGCCAGGTCGTCCGGCTGCATCGGCGTCCCGTCGACGTCACCGGAGAAGAACGTGGCCGGGTCCCCGCCCTCCGGTGTGATGCTCTCGATCCTGCCCCCGGCGAAGTCCGTCAGGTACAGCCGGTCGTCGTACGGGCTGAACTGCGCGGACGTGTACGCGCCCGCGTCGTCGGTGAAGACCGGGGCCACCTCACGGGAGTCGGTGTCCACTCTGAGCACCTTGGGCTCTCCGGCGGGGGCGGTGACGTCGACGACGAGCAGGTTCCCGTCGGCGTCGAAGGTCGGGCCCTCCAGCAGGGTCATACCCGTCTCGTCGTGGACGGAGGTCACCTGGACCAGGAGTTCGGCGGTGGGCTCCGTGTCCTGGTCCGCGCTCGTGACGGTGCCGGCGCATCCTGTCGCCGCTCCGGCCAGGGCGATCGCGGCGAGCGCGCGGACGCCCGCCGCTCGCCGTGTCCCGCGGATCTGCGTGTGCATGGGGTTCCCATCGAACGGATTCACGCCTGGGAGTCCAGGACCTCGTGCATGCGGCTGTCGCGCCACTGCCCGAGCAGCCGGTGGAAGGCCACCGGGCCGGGGCTGTAGGAGAAGCCGCCGTGGATGCCGGCGCCCTCGCGGTTGTAGTAGCCGGGCGTGCACTCCGCCTGGAACGCGGAGTTGTCGTGCGCGGTCTCGCGCACCGTCCGGCCCCACGCGTCGGCCGCTTCCGGCGAGGGCTCGACCACGGGGGCGGCGTTCTTGCGGGCCCGGGCGACGACGGCGGCGATGTGCTCGGCCTGCTCCAGCAGGATGTGCGCGAAGTTCACCGAGTTGGCGTTCTGCAGCGCGCCCAGGTGGAACAGGTTCGGGAAGCCGGGGCTGTAGAAGCCGTGCAGGGTGCGGGGTCCACGGTTCCAGGAGGCGAGCAGGTCCTGTCCGCCGCGGCCGCGGACCGGCAGAGTGCCCGACATGACGCCGGAGACGCCGACGTCGAAACCGGTGGCGAAGATGACACAGTCCACGGCGTACTCGGTCTCGCCGACGACGATCGCGTCCTCGGTCATGCGGGTGATGCCGCCGTGGTCGGCGGTGTCGACGAGCGTGACGTCGGGCCGGTTGAAGGTCTGGAGGTAGTGGTCGCTGAAGCACGGCCGCTTGCACATGTACCGGTACCAGGGCTTGAGCGTCTCGGCCGTGGCCGGATCCTCGACGACCTCGTCCACCCGCGCCCGGATCCGGTTCATCTTCCGCGCGTCCACGAGCTCGTCGATGCGCTCGCGCTCCTCCGGCGAGACGCTGGTGTCCAGCGCACCGGTGATCATCTTGCGCTGGAGCCGGGCGGTGGACGTCCAGCCGTCCCTGGTCAGGTCGGTCTCCACCGGCTCGCCGGAGACGATGGCAAGGAAGTTCTCCATGCGCTCGCGCTGCCAGCCGGGCCGCAGGGCGGCCGCCCACTCCGGGTCGGTGGGTCGGTTGTCGCGCACGTCCACCGAGGACGGCGTCCTCTGGAACACGTACAGGTGCTGAGCGTCGCGCCCCACGTGCGGGATGACCTGGACGCCGGTGGCACCGGTGCCCACGACCGCGACCCTCTTGTCGGCGAGGCCGTCGAGGCCGCCGCTCGCGTCGCCGCCGGTGTAGCCGTAGTCCCACCGGCTCGTGTGGAAGGTGTGGCCGCGGAAGGTCTCGATGCCCGGGATGCCCGGCAGCTTGGGCTGGGTCAGCGTCCCGGAGGAGGTGATGACGAACCGGGCGCGCATGCGGTCGCCCCGGTCGGTCTCCACGATCCATTCGTCGGCCTGGTCGTCCCAGGTCAGGCCGGTGGCACGGGTGTGGAAGAGGGTGTCGCGGTACAGCCCGAAGGTCTCGGCGATGGCCACGGCGTGGCGGCGGATCTCCTCGCCGGGCGCGTAACGCCATTCGGGCACGTAGCCGACCTCCTCCAGCAGGGGCATGTAGGAGTAGGACTCGATGTCGCAGTGGATGCCCGGGTAGCGGTTCCAATACCAGGTCCCGCCGAAGTCGCCGGCCTCGTCCATCATCCGGATCGACTCCACGCCCGCCTGCCGCAGCCGCGCGCCGGTGGTCAGGCCGCCGAACCCGCCCCCGATCACGAGCACCTCGACGGTGTCGGTCAGCGGCTCCCGCTCGGTCCGCGGGGTGTAGGGGTCCTTCGCGTAGTAGCCGAACTCGCCGGCGGCCGCGCGGTACTGGGCCGTGCCGTCGGGGCGGACGCGGCGTTCACGCTCCCGGGCGTAGCGGGCCCGCAGCGCGTCGAGGTCGATCTCCTCGCCCGGGTCGCCGGTGTTCGGGGGCGCGTCGAAGTCTGTACTCACGTGCGGTCCTTCCTCTGTCGCCACGGCACCGCTCACTTTTAAGTCAGGCGCATGACTTAAGATAACAGCACGTGCTGACCCGATTCCGCGTCCGCGCGACCCGGGAAGGAGGAGGGGCTGTGAACGGAGCCGCCACCTGGGCGGTCGCGTTCGCGGTGTGGCGCTCGCCACTCCGGTCACCCGGGCCCTCCCACGGGCCGCTTCCCGCCGCGGACGGCTCCACCGCTCGACCGCTCGTCCACCCGGCCTCCGACGGCACTCGGTACGGTGGGGTCCATGAGGAGCAGGATGACGCGGTCGGACCAGGTCGCCGTGACGCGGGAGACGATCCTGGCCACGGCGGAACGGCTCTTCGCCGAGCACGGACCGGCCGGCGTCTCCAACCGCCAGATCAGCCAGGAGGCGGGGCAGGGCAACAACACGGCGGTCAGCTACCACTTCGGGTCCAAGGACGGCCTGGTCCGCGCGATCGTGCGCAGGCACACCGAGCAGATCGACGAGATCCGCCACCGGATGGTGGCGCGGGCCGACGGCTCCACCGCGGCCAGGGACTGGGTCGCGTGCATGGTGGAGCCCTTCGCCCAGCACCTGGACGACCTCGGCCCCCCGACCTGGTTCGGCCGTTTCAGCGCCCAGGTGATGACCGACTCCGCCTACCGCGAGGTCATGACTCAGGAGGCCCTGGACTCGCCCCCGCTGCGGCACGCCGCCGAGCGACTCAAACGCCTCCTGCCCGACCTGCCGCCGGACATCCTCGTGGAACGGCAGGACATGGTCGGCCGGCTGATGGTCTACACGATCGCCGAACGCGAGCGGACCCTCGCCGTTGGCGACCCGCTGCCCGCGGACTCCTGGGCGCGGGTCGCCTCCAGGCTGACCGACGCCCTCACCGGGCTGTGGCTCGCCCCGGTCACCGAACTCCCGACCGCACCGTAGGCGGTGGCGCACGACCGGCCACGGCCCGGGACACGGGCCCAGGGAGACGAGCCCGGGGACACGGGCCCCGGGGCGACGCCCCCGGGGCCGGTGCGGGCACAGTCACCCGGCCCCGCGGGCTGACGGGACCCTCCCGTCGGTCACCAGTCGTGCACCGTCCCGTCGGCCAGCCGGTTGTAGGGCAGGTACGCCCGCACGTAGGGGTACTTGCCGGCCTGGTCCACGTCGAGGGCCACGCCGAGACCGGGCTCCTCGCCCGGGTGCAGGAGGCCGTCCGACCAGGTGAAGG
This region includes:
- a CDS encoding NAD(P)/FAD-dependent oxidoreductase — protein: MSTDFDAPPNTGDPGEEIDLDALRARYARERERRVRPDGTAQYRAAAGEFGYYAKDPYTPRTEREPLTDTVEVLVIGGGFGGLTTGARLRQAGVESIRMMDEAGDFGGTWYWNRYPGIHCDIESYSYMPLLEEVGYVPEWRYAPGEEIRRHAVAIAETFGLYRDTLFHTRATGLTWDDQADEWIVETDRGDRMRARFVITSSGTLTQPKLPGIPGIETFRGHTFHTSRWDYGYTGGDASGGLDGLADKRVAVVGTGATGVQVIPHVGRDAQHLYVFQRTPSSVDVRDNRPTDPEWAAALRPGWQRERMENFLAIVSGEPVETDLTRDGWTSTARLQRKMITGALDTSVSPEERERIDELVDARKMNRIRARVDEVVEDPATAETLKPWYRYMCKRPCFSDHYLQTFNRPDVTLVDTADHGGITRMTEDAIVVGETEYAVDCVIFATGFDVGVSGVMSGTLPVRGRGGQDLLASWNRGPRTLHGFYSPGFPNLFHLGALQNANSVNFAHILLEQAEHIAAVVARARKNAAPVVEPSPEAADAWGRTVRETAHDNSAFQAECTPGYYNREGAGIHGGFSYSPGPVAFHRLLGQWRDSRMHEVLDSQA
- a CDS encoding glucose 1-dehydrogenase, which gives rise to MNGEPTTDAFTIEPPDARLLDGRKALVTGADSGIGRGIAYRLAAHGAAVAINHLDDPTTAEAMAERIRGAGGTAITVRMDVTQEDQVQRAFARATDAFDGLDLLVNNAGVQRPFRLVDMELEWWRKVIDVNLTGTFLCSREAARTMLDRGSRGAIINISSVHEEIPWKEFSHYCASKGGQRMFTRSIARELAPHGIRVLAVAPGAIETAINQDVVADPQQREAVKEEIPLGRWGEVSDVAGMVAFLASDRAEYVVGSTVFVDGGMMLYPKFV
- a CDS encoding DUF4240 domain-containing protein; translated protein: MEERTDRIGAGGPLPPTDFWTVIGANRIGDAADVAAALTGVRTRLERLDPEGVRRFRRELVARVEALDLDVLRSMRVDAPLVGRIPQTEDGFLYARHACVLAGRRTYEGVLGDAPRFAAFVHPRVHSAECLAYLAYEVHAQMTGQEIDAV
- a CDS encoding TetR/AcrR family transcriptional regulator; the protein is MRSRMTRSDQVAVTRETILATAERLFAEHGPAGVSNRQISQEAGQGNNTAVSYHFGSKDGLVRAIVRRHTEQIDEIRHRMVARADGSTAARDWVACMVEPFAQHLDDLGPPTWFGRFSAQVMTDSAYREVMTQEALDSPPLRHAAERLKRLLPDLPPDILVERQDMVGRLMVYTIAERERTLAVGDPLPADSWARVASRLTDALTGLWLAPVTELPTAP
- a CDS encoding protein kinase, producing the protein MPSPLLDDDPAQVGPYRLSARLGGGGMGQVFLGHSPGGHTVAVKVVRPELAQDVDFRRRFATEVTAARKVGGFYTAQVVDADTDSTPPWLATAYIPGPTLHRAVTDHGPLPTGSVAVLGAGLAEGLTAVHAHGLVHRDLKPANVLLTQDGPRLIDFGIARALDSTSHTHSSTVLGTAAFMSPEQARAQQVGPASDVFSLGCVLAFAATGRSPFGQGPIHAVIFRVVHEEPDLDGISTPLRDLIGACLAKDPGARPGLDEILTALVTTTPSDRTRDRRHWLPDDLTEVIGRHRTLPLTTVTPTARVKPSDRPRVPSQPQPVPAEWPRFSLADERALTLGRGHPHPANLYQYAVYVLLALFTLLSVITVIQQIVGAASLNEWHSQQAGWYHHEALWTIYCIQIASGVGLVVAWLLWFRQLRTIAEELEPGRLRFPPSMAVLGWLIPLANLFLPKMIANDIWHASSPPDKDGRMAPAALLHTWWILWLATFLTWPVFWLRWSEFVIREWDDLGDDDTATDLYFYDYEPVIWLNLAVRVVAIPAAIAAALFVQRLTAMQAARLNA
- a CDS encoding DUF1877 domain-containing protein; protein product: MALTQQLARVSPQYLAQCRAAAEVAHDGDPGWDPPAEDTVDLDWAIWGLICFCQRMRIEGPCVQVLKRSISGDPGGDVEFLDHPEVYDGFDSPPALLAPAAAAEVARGLAALDIGEVLTCLPVNDVEAAEACGFRGFDGHPREYLVGHFVLLRSFYLIAGQRGLAVLTWTD
- a CDS encoding SMP-30/gluconolactonase/LRE family protein, coding for MHTQIRGTRRAAGVRALAAIALAGAATGCAGTVTSADQDTEPTAELLVQVTSVHDETGMTLLEGPTFDADGNLLVVDVTAPAGEPKVLRVDTDSREVAPVFTDDAGAYTSAQFSPYDDRLYLTDFAGGRIESITPEGGDPATFFSGDVDGTPMQPDDLAFDEAGNMYVSDSTGYSDPAWELRGRVVRIDRDTAEATVLADEQPAPNGISFSEDFGGLWVGQYAANRVDHLVLNEDGTEVVTSHAAFHLDGGTTQVDSIAVDAAGNVYLAAHGLPGIRVHSSTGEHLMTASVPSDAAEGLDSATNVAIAPGTTDAYMTVSGADGGFVYRFDALAEGIRQSNGG